ATGAGCTGGGTCAGGTCGCCCTGCGGTGAATAGGCCACGTCCTGCCGGTAGTTGGTGGTGCCCTGGGAGCTCAGCACCTGCCCGGTGGCGTTGTACTTGTAGCTGACCGTCTCGGTTGCCAGGCCGCCGACGGCTGGCTCGGTGGCCCCCTTCAGAGTGCCGTCCAGGTTGTAGTTGCCGCTGAAGGACAGCGTCTTGGCCACGCCTGCTGGCCGTCTGGCCGTCGCTGGTGCCGGAGTCGTACGAGATCGTCAGGTCGGGCCAGGGACCCGCAGCCGACGGCGGCACCCGCAGCGGGTACCACCAGGTGAAGTTGCCTGACGAGCCACCGACATCCCAGGTCGCTGACGACGACAGCGGAGTCGCCTTGTAGTCGCCGCCACCCGACTTGGTGCCCGCGGCCACCGCAAGAACGGTCGGCGCGCCACCGGCCGGAGAAGGTGACGGGCGCCGAAAGCTCGTGCGCGGAACGGTCGTTGGTGAAGTCGAGGGGCTCGCAGGTACGGCACATCGAGGCGGACTGGTTGGTGAGGACGCAGCCGGGCAGTTGCAGGTCAGCACCATGCCCTCACCGGCTGGAAGCGTGCCAAGCCCCCAGCGGCGAGTCCGTGCCGGGGCAGACGTGCGGTGCTGCTGGTATCAGGTTGCGCCGTGTGCTGCTGCGGCAGCTTCGATGCGCCGGGCCAATTCGATGTCGTGCTCGGCTACGTACCCGCCAAGGTCGCTTGAGCTAATGGAGACGCGCACGGTCTTGTACCCGAGAGTCGCGTCCGAGTGGTGCCCGAGGTCATCCTGAATGGCCGCGATGTGAACGATGAACGCCGCGCCCTGGATGTGCGGGATCGAGTACGAGCGCACAATCTTGCGGCCGTCTGTAGACCAACCGTTCAGGTTACTGATGCGCTCTTCGATCTGTTCCGTCGACAGAGCCTCAGCCACGGTCAAACCCCCTTTCCGATGGGCGCCAGCACCTCCGCCAGGTCCTGGCCGATCCGCTCAGCTTGCCACGGCGCCATGGCCACCTCCAGCGCCGCCAACTCCCGCCGGGCCCGTTCCGAACCCGTTTCCACCACGATTCCGGCCGCGTGCCGCGCAAGCTCTACCGCGCGCTCCGGCTCCCGCATCGCAGCGGCAGCCATAGCCTGTCGCCCCGTCCATACGCCGACATCCCGCCGGGACGTCGGCGGAGCTGACGGGATGACCTGTTGCCACACATGCTCAGCTTCGTGGGCCAGGCCAAGCCGTCCGTAGCACGTAGCGCGCTGCACCTCGACGTAGTGCGGAGTACGCAGGCAAGCTGTACCCCACACCTCGACGTCGACCCTGCCGAGCAGCCGCGCGGCCTTGTCGAGCAGCTCGTCGACCTGGCGCCGGTCGTTGATGAGGGAGGCACCGTGCGCCTGCTGCTGTAGCGCGAACACCTGCACTTCCGGCGACAGGTTCCGGGCGTCCATCAGCGCGCTCTCACAGAGATCCATCACGGCCGTGCCCATGCCCTGATCGGTGCGCGCCATGGCACGGTCCACCAGGGCACAGGCGACCGCTTCCCGGTCGCGGGATCTGTGCGCGAGTTCCTGTGCGACGTCGTGCCAGCGCAGCGCCGTTACCGGATCGCCTGCGTCGAGATGGAGCCAAGCGGCGAACGTTGCGTACGCCACCCCGACGCGCGCCATTCGCTGACGAGTCGGCCACTCCGCCGTGTTGACGAGCTGGCAGATCAGGTCGCACTGAGCGACGATCGTGCCGATAAGAGCACGTGGTCCGAGCAGCATGTCCGCGCGGTAGTGGCCATCCAGTTGCTGTTCGAAGTACGGGATCAACGCAGGGTCGACGTGCCGGGGAGCGATCACTCTCGTGGTCAGCACCATGGCTGCAGCGGTGCCGACGAACATCCGGCGGTCCACGTCGGCCACCTCCTCGCGGGGTGACCTGCTCACTTCGGCATGCGCTTCCCGCCGTGTCTGCCGGGCGACTGCCGCCGCTCGATCCAGCATCGCCAGCGGGACACCGAACACGATCGCAAGATGTCTGCGGGTTTCCGGGGTCGGGATGCGCCTGTCGCGCTCCCAGCGTCCGACCTCGCGTGCGTCCTTCGTGACCGTACCGGACACCCGGCAATAATCATCAGCGGTCTGCTGCTGCGTCCAACCGCGCTCGTTGCGTAGCCGCTTGAGCAGTTGGCCAATGGTCTCCATCACCACGGTGCCTCCGTCCTGGCCCCCATTCTGGCCCCCCAATTGGCCCGTAGACAGGCTCCTCCCCAAAACCAACTGCCCGGCTTTCCTGGACAGAGGGCTAAACCCACAAGACCCCCGCGACCGTGCGACCGGTCCGTGGGCGTGGCCACCAGCTATCGAGGAGCTGACGACAGTGAGCATTATCCACACGTACGTGCGGTGGGTGCTGGGCGTGTTCGCGACTGGCAGGGGCAAGCGCCGGGCCGACTCCCGCCCCGCCGCATCCGCCCCCGCCACCCGCCCAGAGGCACCCCGTATCCCGACTTCCCGATTTCGCGACTTCCCACCCCGCGTTTCTCCGTCCGGGGAGGATGCGCCGCTCGACGGCCGTGCTGCGGCCCTGCGGCCGTATGTGCTTGAGGTCGAGCGGGAGCCGGCGCGGCAGCACCGGCGCCGTGTTGCCTTGGTCCTCGCAGCGGACTTCGGCGTGGACCTTGACCAGCATGTGGTCGGCGCTGAAGGAGTGGCGTGATGGGGTCGACGGGAATGCGGCCACAGCGGACCGGGGGCCAGGTCGAGGAGCCGGGGTGGCGGTCGGCGGAATGCACGGTGGCCACGCGGCCGGGCTATGAAGATCTACACGAAGAGTGCCGCCGGACGGCGGATGTGCCGTTGCCCCACACGGTCGGCGTGCTGCTGGTGCGGCGCTGTCCGTGCTCCTGCCACACACCGGGAGACGGCCGGTGAACGCGGGGAAGCGGCCCGAGCCGGGTGCCTCACGCATGACCATCGTCACGTACCGGATCGGCCCCGATGGGGAACACACCATGCCGTCGAAGCGGATCACGGTCACGGCCGACCCAGACCCGGAACGGCTCGCCACCCCTCTCACATGGCCTGCGTGCCAGTGCCCGCGCTGCCGCACCGGGAACGGGCCCCGCGCCCGGTAACCGCCCTGATCGGCCGTCCGCCCCGCGTCCTGCTGCCAGGCGGGAGCGCGATCTACGATAGACAGAACACATGAGGTCCCAGGAGCGGGCTCCTGGGACCTCATGTTGGCCATTTCCAATTCTCAAATATGCAGTTCCGCCGGAAACTTATCCGGGTTTCCGTAAGTTAGCACTCTGCGCAGCCCATCGCGGAGGTTCTGTACATCAGAACCGGGTGCGATATCGAGAGTCATTTCCTGGTCCGGAAGGGAGAGTGCGCCAACTGCCTCAGAGGTGAAGCGGAAGGAGATTTGATCTGCCGACAGGGCGACACTTTCGATTCCTCCGTAGTGGACTCCCCCTGTCTCGTTGACGACGCAGTAGCTGTCCAGGCCTAGCCTTCGCTCCTGCTCGCCAGGTTCTTCCAAGCCGCTCTGGAGGGTGAGATAGCGCCCCTCGCCGTATTCATCCTCGGCGATTCCTACAATAAAGCAGGAATCCGGCACATTCTCCTGTACGGCCACGACTCTGACGAGCCACTCAGGACGGTTCACCGCGTTGCTCACCCCGCACTGCTCCAGGTTTCTTGCTCCCAAACGTACACGAACGTTGCTCCTGTTTCGGCGGCCGCGCGCCTCATGGAGCCTTGGCACTGCGTGCATGGCGGATTGGTGCCCGCGATCGTCACGATGTCACCAGGTTTCACCGGGGCCAGGTTCGCGTAGCGATCTCCCGAGATCTTGACGTGTGGACTTGCACCCGACATGCGCGTCACACGACTCTCGGTATGACTGGCTTGTGAATTGTTGGGGAACCCGAGGGCCTTCTCCTCTGGCGTCTGGGTCCCGCTCCGAAGGGAGTATGAGTTCGTCAACTTGCCCTCCGCGCTTCGGACCTCCACCCCTGCCCAGTGAGTGGTCTTCGATGTCGGCCCGACGATACTGCCAGCGTAAGGCTTGTTTGGGCGCCCATAACTGGGCCTGTGCCCGAAGATCGCTGCGAGCGCGCTGGGGACTCGATAGTAATCACTGTTGAGGTCATATCCGGCCTCGCTCGCTACCCAGTTGTCGAACTGGTTTCCGTAATCGCAGCCGGGCATTCCTGGGCCGCCGTATCCGCGGCAGTCACTGTCGAAAATCCATCCGGCGTATTCCGCCATATGCGGAACGTTGCTGACCGCGCCGTAAAACAGCTCGCCGGTACCTGAGCAAAAGCTGGCGAGAAATCCCCAGGATCCACACCCTTTTGAATCCCCAGGCCCCTTTTTGAGCCCGCCGCCACCACTGCTGGTGTTTCCTGAACTGCTGGTGGAAGCTGTGCCGCTGCTATCAGGGTCTGCGTAGACAGTCGAGCATGAGCCGTGGTGGCAGCTGCCGCCGCCCGGGTTGTTCGGGTCGATGGGGCCGTCCGTGATGATCTCGCCTGATCCGTCGCCCTTGGGGGTGCCGACTCCGCAGACGTCTGCGAAGCACAGACCGGTGGGGTCGGACTGGGTGATAGGCGAGTTGCCGGCATAGCTGTAGCCGTTGAGCGACTGGTGCTGGTCGACCGACAGGACCGGGTCGACGTTGATGAACTGGCCGATTCCCGGGTCGTATTCGCGGGCTCCGATGTGGGTCAGTCCTGTTGCTTCGTCGGCGGGCTTGCCCAGGAAGGCTTTGTCGTCGGGCCAGTTGGTGGCCTTCGGGCCGCGTGAGGCGCCGAACGGTGTCGTGTAGCGCTTCGTGACCGCGTACGTCGTGGCGTCCAGGGCGATGCTGGAGGTGCCGTGGTGGTCGGCGGCCAGGAAGTTCAGCTTGGTGCCCGGAGTGCCCGACACGGCGGTGCGGACGGCGATGGTCTGGCCCGCGGCCGTGTAGTAGCGGGTGCCGGACAGGGTCTTGGCGGTGCCCTTGACCGTCAGGCGGACTTCCGTGCCGCCGAGGTAGAGGATCGTGTCGCCGTCGCCCTTCGCGCGGCGGATGAGGAGTTCACCGCCGGCGTCGTAGAGGTAGCCCGCCTCCTTCGCGCCCTCGGTGGTTGTGGCGAGCTTGCCCTCGCTGTTCCAGTTCAGGGTCTGCTGAGCCGCCGTACCCGGGCGCCCGGTGGTGTTGCCGGTCGGGTCGTATGTGTACGTTCCCGCCGTGGCGCCGGTGGTCCTGGCCAGCGGGTGCGGCTGCCCCGCGGTTGTGCCGTACTCGTATGTCGTGGTGCTGTCGCCCGAGGCGGCGTGCTTGGTCTCGGTCTTGCGCTGTCCCGCGTCGTTGTACGTGTACGAAGTCCAGTACGGAGCCTGACCGTCAATGTTCCCCACGGCGCGGCCCGAGGCCGCGCAGTCCGCCGTCTTCGGGGTCCAGGACTCCGTCAGGCGCCGGTACCCGTCGTAGGTGAAGCACTGGTAGTCGGCCTTGGTCGTGCCGCCCTGGGTCGTGCCGTCGAAGACCGACGTCACATTGCCCGCGTCGTCCTGGGTGAAGTTCAGGTCCTGGGGCATGTAGGCGTGGACGTCGTCGGTGACGTACGCGCGGGTCAGGCGACGGAAGCCGGGCTCGTACGTGTAGTTGACGTACGCCTTCTTCGCCGAGCTGGTCGGGTCGGTGCCGAGGATGAGCTGGGTCAGGTCGCCCTGCGGTGAATAGGCCACGTCCTGCCGGTAGTTGGTGGTGCCCTGGGAGCTCAGCACCTGCCCGGTGGCGTTGTACTTGTAGCTGACCGTCTCGGTTGCCAGGCCGCCGACGGCTGGCTCGGTGGCCCCCTTCAGAGTGCCGTCCAGGTTGTAGTTGCCGCTGAAGGACAGCATCTTGGCCACGCCCGCCGCGACCAGCGGTTCACTGTCGGGGAGCTGTAGTTCACTGGCGGTGGCGCGGTAGAGGCTGTCGAAGGTCTTGACCTTCTGGGTGTACGCCTTGGTGAGGCTGCCGTCGTAGCGTACGGCCGTGTCCTGCTGGCCCTTGGCCACGGCGTCGTAGCCCCAGAACGCCAGCTTGTTGGCGTCCGTCCGCTCGGTCTGCCACTTGGCAGTCTTGCGACTGAGTTCGTCGTAGCCGTAGAGCAGCTTCTTGCCCGCCGCGTCCGTCGTCCAGTCGACCCGGTCGAGACTGTCGTACGCCGTGTGCGACGCACCCTTGTCTGGGTCAACGGCATCCACCTGGCGACCGAAAAGGTCATACGCGTATGACCACTGGGCGTCGTCCGGACCCGTGATGGTCTTCTGCTGACCGGCCGGGGTGTATGTGTAGTCAGTCGCGGTGTACGAGGTGCCCGTGGGCTGCGGGCCGGCGTACTCACGGCGCTGCGTGGTCTGGCCGAGCGCGTTGGTGATGACCGAGGTGGCCTGGCCGCCTGTGGCGGCCGAGGTGGACACTATGTCACCGGTGTACGTGTTGTTGATCGTCACCCGGCGCACGAGCGGGTCGCCGTTGGTGGAGAGGTCCCGACCGCTGGTGACCGTCTGGCTGACACGGCCCGCCGCGTCGTACGTGGTGTTGGTCTCGATCGGCGCCTGGCCCCCGTCGGTCTCCACGAACTGGCCGTTGGGCGCCGTGGTCGAGTCCCAGATGTCGCTGCGGGTGCCGACGACGAGGCCGCGCGAGTCGTAGAGCGTCAGGGAGACGAGCCGTCCGCCACGTGGTGTGGGGGTCTGGACCTGTCGGGGTCGCAGCAGGGAGTCGTAGAGCTCGTAGGTCGTGTTGTAGCCCGACCCGTCACCCTTGATGGCACCCGTCGACACCCAGGAGATGTCAGTGGCGTTGCTCGTGACGTGGTAGCCGTAGACGTAGTTGGGCGTGGCGTTCAGGACGCGCAGCCGATTGGGCAGCCAGACCTGGGTGGTGCGCCCGAGGCTGTCGTACGTGGTCTCGGTGACCTTGTTGTTGGGGTCGGTGACCTTGGTCGGAGAGCCGGTCGCGAAGTCCACCAGCGTTGTCGTCTGGTAGGTCTTGGCGTCGGTGACGGTCGTGGAGGTCAGTGGGCCGACAGCCGCCGGGGTGTAGGCGGTGGTGGCCACCGTCAGGTCGTTGGTGTCCTTGACCACCGTGGGACGGCCCAGGGTGTCGTAGTCGGTGGTGGCAATCCTCTGCCAGCTCGGGGTGCCATCGGCCGCGTAGGACTTCACCCGGCCCGCCCACTGGGCCTCGCCCTTGGTCGGGGTCTGGGTGGTCGTATAGGTCTTGGAGTCGTAGGCGGTCGCCGTGTCCGAGATGACGTCGCCGGCGCGAGTGGAGTCGGTCGGCAGATCCAGGTCCGCGTTCAGCGTCGCGCAGGGCTTGGCCACCACGCGGACACGGGAGATCAGCCCGTTGATGCCGACCGTGTCGTTGCGGGCGTAGGTGTTACGGGTGCACTTCTCGTCCCCGTCGACAGCGTCGTCGCCGCTGTCATCGACCCTGGACGCCATCCCGTAGCTGTCATACGTGGTCACGATGGTGCGGACGCGATCCCGCGGAGTGATGCCGCTCGTGATGTTGGTACGCGTGTGGGTGGCGCCCGTGCGCACGTAGTACGCCTCGGTATCCGCGTACGACTTGTGCTGGGTGGCCGTTTTCTGTGACCAGGGGTCGTTGACCGTGCCGGAGACTTCGTCCGCGCCGTTGTAGGTGACGGACTCCCGGGTGAAACCGGCGTACTGGTCGGAGTCGGTGATCTCGCCGGCCTTGATACCGGTCACGGTGGCGGTTTTGCGCTGGTCCTTGTCCGGGGTCTTGCCGTCCGGCCCCAGGACGCGGTCGCCGTTCATACCGCGCAGGTAGACGGTGACGGCCTTGGACTGTGTGCCGTTCGGTGCGCCGGTGATGTGGGTGACCTCGCCGAAGCCTCGCCATACCGACCAGGTGCGCTCCTTCTCCGGAGTGAGCGGGTCCTCGTTGTAGTGCCAGGCTCCACCGCCGGAGTACAGGTAGGTGTGCTGCACCGCTTCCCCGTCGAACAGGACCCGGAAGCCGTCCGCGTCTGGTGTGAGGAGACTTGGCCGACGATCTGGCCAGGGCAAAGGCGGAGAACGCCGAAGTCCTGTTCGCCGACCGAGCGACTACAACCTGGACGGCACCCTCGGCGGGGCCACTGAGCCCGCCGTCGGCGGGCTGGCCACCGAGATGGTCAGCTACAAGTACAACGCCACCGGGCAGCTGCTGAGCTCCCAGGGCACCACCAACTACCTGCAGGACGTGGCCTCTTCGCGCCCGGCCGCAGTGTCCACGCGGTGGGTCGCCGGGACGGGGATCGCGGAAGGTGACACGAACCGGATCACGAGACACTAGTCGCGAGGGAACTCGTCCGTCTTGAGGGTGAGGCCGACCACCTGGTCAGTGAGGTCCACCGGGTCGCCGAACGCGATCTTCGTCTCGGTGGTGTAGTCGCCGTCCTTGGGCTGAGTGAAAAGGCGGCACCGGGCCTGGTAGGGATCGACGATGAGGTAGACGGGGACTTCAGCGAGCGCGTACGTGAGTTTCTTGGTGCCGTAGTCATTGGCGGCGGTGTCCTTGGAGATGACCTCGGCCACGAACTCGACATCCTGGTAGCGCCAGCGGCCCTTGCTGTCCTTCACCGACTGATCGGCCATCGCCGCCACGTCGCAGGCGAAACCGTTCAGGTGCCCGGGAAAGTCGATCCGCACGTCCGACGCCAGCCGCTTGCGGTCGTACCTGCCGCGGAGTTGCTCCGCGATGCCGAGGATGATCTCCCAGTGCGTTTGCCGCTGTGGTGACATGAAGATGTTCCCCCCGACGATCTCGACCTTCGTTCCCTCGGGGACGGGCATCTTCTCGAGCCACTCGAACATGACGTCCAGAGTCAGCTCGCCGCTTTCCTCGGCCATCTCGATCCTGTCTTCAAGGACGGTCATCGTGGCGCTCCTCCCCGGCCGCGACTCGGTCGAGTGCAGCCGCGCAGTTCAACGATACGTATGGTGACCGGGGTACGCCCAGATTCGGTCAGGCGGTTCCGGCCGGGTACGGCTCGCCCAGGTGCCACGCCTGGTACATCGCCTCCGCGAAGCCTTCCGCGATCTTGTGTTCGCCGCTCGCGTTCGGGTGCGTGCCGTCACGACCCGGCCGGCGTCGAGCAGGAGATGTGGTCCCTGCTCACCCTCTACCAGCTCCTGCGCCGCACGATAGTAGAGGCAGCGGAGTCCCGGCCGGGCACCAACCCCGATCGCTGCGGCTTCACCATCGCCTTCCAGAGCGCCCGTGACCTGCTCATTCGTGCGGAAGGAATCACCGAGCAGCGGCTCGGGGAGATCGGCCACCGACTCCTGTCGGCCCTGCTGCCCGGGCGCCGCCTCCGCGTCAGCACCCGCAAGGTTAGGTCCCCCATCTCGCGCTACGCGGAACGCAAGATGGACGGCCGCCCCGATGACAGCCGGGCCGTGACCTCGATGCCCATCACGACCCTTGCGCCATCACCACCCGAGCCGCCCTTGCCCGCGACGACCATCCCGCAGTACGCCGGGCCCGGCAGCGCGTCCTCGGCATCCCTGATCGTGTGGGCCGCCGTCGCCGTCCGGTGCTGCGTACTCAAGGCTCCGCCTCCGTCCCCGTCCGCAGAACCCCTGCTCGTACGGCGAGGGTTGGACTACTCTGCGTGTTCTGACCATTACGAGAATGGCCCCGGACTTGAGGGCGAACACGGCAGGCGAGCCGACGTTCTCGGCAACGCGACGCACATTCCACACCTTCCACGCCTCAGGGGCTTCACGGCCTTCACGGCTCTCATGCCCCCTCACAACCCTCGCGGAGGAGCGCGATGCCGCCGAGACGCGTGATCACGGGACGCAGCCAGGAACCGCGCCGGCGGTTCGCGGAGGAGCTGCGGTTACTACGTACCGCGCGGGGGTGTGAGCCTGCGGGAGCTCGCGAAGGTGGTGGGGTGGGACCCGTCCCAGTTCGGCAAATTGGAGAGCGGGCAGACGCTGGGCGGCCCGGAGGTCGTACAGGCGCTGGACACGTACTACGGGACGCCGGGACTGCTGCTGGCACTCTGGGAGTTGGCCGTCAGCGATCCGGCGCAGTTCCGCGAACAGTACCGGCGGTACATGATGCTGGAGGCCGAGGCGGTGAGCCTGTGGCACTACGCCGTGAGCGCGCCGCCGGGCCTGCTCCAGACGGCCGGGTACGCGCACGAGGCGCTCGCGGCGGGCGGCCTCAGAGGTGAGGAGCGGGACCAGCAGGTCGAAGCACGCCTGGGGCGGCGCAAACTGCTGGAGGGGAACGACCCGCCGCCGTTCCGCG
This genomic interval from Streptomyces dengpaensis contains the following:
- a CDS encoding 4a-hydroxytetrahydrobiopterin dehydratase, with amino-acid sequence MAEALSTEQIEERISNLNGWSTDGRKIVRSYSIPHIQGAAFIVHIAAIQDDLGHHSDATLGYKTVRVSISSSDLGGYVAEHDIELARRIEAAAAAHGAT
- a CDS encoding helix-turn-helix domain-containing protein, with translation METIGQLLKRLRNERGWTQQQTADDYCRVSGTVTKDAREVGRWERDRRIPTPETRRHLAIVFGVPLAMLDRAAAVARQTRREAHAEVSRSPREEVADVDRRMFVGTAAAMVLTTRVIAPRHVDPALIPYFEQQLDGHYRADMLLGPRALIGTIVAQCDLICQLVNTAEWPTRQRMARVGVAYATFAAWLHLDAGDPVTALRWHDVAQELAHRSRDREAVACALVDRAMARTDQGMGTAVMDLCESALMDARNLSPEVQVFALQQQAHGASLINDRRQVDELLDKAARLLGRVDVEVWGTACLRTPHYVEVQRATCYGRLGLAHEAEHVWQQVIPSAPPTSRRDVGVWTGRQAMAAAAMREPERAVELARHAAGIVVETGSERARRELAALEVAMAPWQAERIGQDLAEVLAPIGKGV
- a CDS encoding Imm10 family immunity protein — encoded protein: MSNAVNRPEWLVRVVAVQENVPDSCFIVGIAEDEYGEGRYLTLQSGLEEPGEQERRLGLDSYCVVNETGGVHYGGIESVALSADQISFRFTSEAVGALSLPDQEMTLDIAPGSDVQNLRDGLRRVLTYGNPDKFPAELHI
- a CDS encoding RHS repeat-associated core domain-containing protein; its protein translation is MQHTYLYSGGGAWHYNEDPLTPEKERTWSVWRGFGEVTHITGAPNGTQSKAVTVYLRGMNGDRVLGPDGKTPDKDQRKTATVTGIKAGEITDSDQYAGFTRESVTYNGADEVSGTVNDPWSQKTATQHKSYADTEAYYVRTGATHTRTNITSGITPRDRVRTIVTTYDSYGMASRVDDSGDDAVDGDEKCTRNTYARNDTVGINGLISRVRVVAKPCATLNADLDLPTDSTRAGDVISDTATAYDSKTYTTTQTPTKGEAQWAGRVKSYAADGTPSWQRIATTDYDTLGRPTVVKDTNDLTVATTAYTPAAVGPLTSTTVTDAKTYQTTTLVDFATGSPTKVTDPNNKVTETTYDSLGRTTQVWLPNRLRVLNATPNYVYGYHVTSNATDISWVSTGAIKGDGSGYNTTYELYDSLLRPRQVQTPTPRGGRLVSLTLYDSRGLVVGTRSDIWDSTTAPNGQFVETDGGQAPIETNTTYDAAGRVSQTVTSGRDLSTNGDPLVRRVTINNTYTGDIVSTSAATGGQATSVITNALGQTTQRREYAGPQPTGTSYTATDYTYTPAGQQKTITGPDDAQWSYAYDLFGRQVDAVDPDKGASHTAYDSLDRVDWTTDAAGKKLLYGYDELSRKTAKWQTERTDANKLAFWGYDAVAKGQQDTAVRYDGSLTKAYTQKVKTFDSLYRATASELQLPDSEPLVAAGVAKMLSFSGNYNLDGTLKGATEPAVGGLATETVSYKYNATGQVLSSQGTTNYRQDVAYSPQGDLTQLILGTDPTSSAKKAYVNYTYEPGFRRLTRAYVTDDVHAYMPQDLNFTQDDAGNVTSVFDGTTQGGTTKADYQCFTYDGYRRLTESWTPKTADCAASGRAVGNIDGQAPYWTSYTYNDAGQRKTETKHAASGDSTTTYEYGTTAGQPHPLARTTGATAGTYTYDPTGNTTGRPGTAAQQTLNWNSEGKLATTTEGAKEAGYLYDAGGELLIRRAKGDGDTILYLGGTEVRLTVKGTAKTLSGTRYYTAAGQTIAVRTAVSGTPGTKLNFLAADHHGTSSIALDATTYAVTKRYTTPFGASRGPKATNWPDDKAFLGKPADEATGLTHIGAREYDPGIGQFINVDPVLSVDQHQSLNGYSYAGNSPITQSDPTGLCFADVCGVGTPKGDGSGEIITDGPIDPNNPGGGSCHHGSCSTVYADPDSSGTASTSSSGNTSSGGGGLKKGPGDSKGCGSWGFLASFCSGTGELFYGAVSNVPHMAEYAGWIFDSDCRGYGGPGMPGCDYGNQFDNWVASEAGYDLNSDYYRVPSALAAIFGHRPSYGRPNKPYAGSIVGPTSKTTHWAGVEVRSAEGKLTNSYSLRSGTQTPEEKALGFPNNSQASHTESRVTRMSGASPHVKISGDRYANLAPVKPGDIVTIAGTNPPCTQCQGSMRRAAAETGATFVYVWEQETWSSAG
- a CDS encoding Uma2 family endonuclease; this encodes MTVLEDRIEMAEESGELTLDVMFEWLEKMPVPEGTKVEIVGGNIFMSPQRQTHWEIILGIAEQLRGRYDRKRLASDVRIDFPGHLNGFACDVAAMADQSVKDSKGRWRYQDVEFVAEVISKDTAANDYGTKKLTYALAEVPVYLIVDPYQARCRLFTQPKDGDYTTETKIAFGDPVDLTDQVVGLTLKTDEFPRD